One genomic segment of Helianthus annuus cultivar XRQ/B chromosome 14, HanXRQr2.0-SUNRISE, whole genome shotgun sequence includes these proteins:
- the LOC110904566 gene encoding zinc finger protein ZAT5: MDIPPQTTTTTTPTPNDGIPNNPTTTTILKRKRTKRQRPTTNLTHSSTSYNPSNSSPPSYSTTTEDEDTANCLILLSKGHNNIIHSPIENFSDSCYKFNSKRYIQTSTDTTTGTYVYECKTCSRTFPSFQALGGHRASHTKPRFIESDKPTPVFSDGEDTSTNNKKSSSKLCSICGAEFNSGQALGGHMRRHRATNGNTNTNTTLSLIPYGVVDDNIYDDEKSKSKADGLCLDLDLNLPAPVETTGIRVVSNQDQHRESSFIFSANQNKQQPSGYLSAAPTLVDCYY; encoded by the coding sequence ATGGATATTCCACcacaaaccaccaccaccaccacccccacaccCAATGACGGTATTCCAAACaatcccaccaccaccaccatcctcaaACGCAAACGTACAAAACGTCAAAGACCCACAACCAACCTCACTCATTCTTCCACCTCCTACAATCCTTCAAACTCTTCTCCACCATCATATTCCACCACCACCGAAGACGAAGACACCGCCAACTGCCTCATCCTTCTCTCCAAAGGCCATAATAATATCATTCACTCTCCTATCGAAAACTTCTCCGACtcatgctacaaatttaacagcAAAAGATACATACAAACATCGACAGACACCACCACCGGAACATATGTTTACGAATGCAAAACGTGTAGCCGAACATTTCCTTCATTTCAAGCTCTCGGAGGCCATAGAGCTAGCCACACGAAACCAAGATTTATCGAATCCGACAAACCTACACCCGTTTTTTCAGACGGAGAAGATACATCTACAAACAACAAGAAATCATCATCCAAGCTTTGTTCAATCTGTGGTGCGGAGTTTAACTCCGGACAAGCGTTAGGCGGCCACATGCGTCGACACAGGGCGACTAACggcaacaccaacaccaacaccactTTATCTTTGATTCCTTATGGTGTGGTGGATGATAatatttatgatgatgaaaagtcaaagtcaaaggctGATGGTTTATGTTTGGATTTGGATCTTAACCTTCCGGCACCGGTGGAAACCACCGGTATTAGGGTTGTGTCGAATCAAGATCAACATCGGGAATCGAGCTTCATATTCTCGGCCAATCAGAACAAACAACAACCGTCCGGTTATTTGTCTGCTGCTCCAACGTTGGTGGATTGTTATTATTAA